A portion of the Candidatus Kapaibacterium sp. genome contains these proteins:
- a CDS encoding caspase family protein, translated as MKKALIVGINYYANHPLLTGCVNDAYEVKSVLERNGDGSPNFGCKLTTSSGPSESISRASLKDNIEQLFKTDAQIVLFYFAGHGSIEGTGGYLITSESKRPDDGVSLNDILTLANDSPAANKIIILDSCHSGIAGSMPSGNQHATLSEGLTVLTASTKDQYASEENGSGIFTNLLVDALSGSAANLTGDITPGSIYAHIDQSLGAWEQRPVFKTNVKAFVSLRSVNPAIPLDELRRISELFPNPGFQFKLDPTYEPEEKGRDEGMPLPIPENTRIFALLQKYNRLNLLVPHEAPHMWHAAMESKSCRLTALGEHYRRLAAKGRI; from the coding sequence ATGAAAAAAGCGCTTATAGTAGGAATAAACTACTATGCCAATCATCCACTTCTTACGGGTTGTGTGAACGATGCATATGAAGTAAAGTCTGTATTAGAACGTAACGGTGACGGTTCGCCAAACTTTGGCTGCAAATTAACGACATCATCGGGTCCTAGTGAAAGTATTAGTCGGGCATCTCTCAAAGACAACATTGAACAACTATTTAAGACAGATGCTCAAATAGTTTTATTTTATTTTGCGGGACATGGGTCTATTGAAGGAACAGGTGGATATCTTATAACATCAGAGTCAAAACGTCCAGACGATGGTGTTTCTTTGAACGACATATTAACACTTGCTAACGATTCGCCCGCAGCAAACAAAATAATAATACTTGATAGCTGTCATTCAGGTATTGCAGGTTCAATGCCATCAGGGAACCAACATGCCACTCTTTCAGAAGGTTTGACTGTATTAACAGCCTCAACTAAAGACCAATATGCATCTGAAGAAAATGGGAGTGGTATATTTACTAATCTTTTAGTAGATGCATTAAGTGGTAGTGCAGCAAATTTAACTGGTGATATTACTCCAGGTAGCATTTATGCTCATATTGACCAATCATTAGGTGCTTGGGAACAAAGACCTGTTTTTAAAACAAATGTAAAAGCGTTTGTTTCATTAAGAAGTGTAAACCCGGCAATACCACTTGATGAATTAAGACGAATTTCAGAGTTATTTCCTAACCCTGGATTTCAATTCAAACTTGACCCAACATATGAGCCTGAGGAGAAGGGTAGAGATGAAGGGATGCCTTTACCAATTCCCGAAAACACAAGAATATTTGCTCTTCTTCAAAAATACAATAGACTCAATTTGTTAGTTCCCCATGAAGCACCACACATGTGGCACGCCGCTATGGAATCAAAATCTTGTCGTTTAACAGCACTCGGAGAGCATTACAGACGCCTTGCAGCCAAAGGAAGGATATGA